A genomic stretch from Candidatus Bandiella woodruffii includes:
- a CDS encoding recombinase family protein — translation MPGAHIFASLAEFERDLIKMRTKSGLEAALAKGRQGGRPKGLTKKAQEKACAAETLYKEDKFSTRKLAAHLGISRATLYSYLKFRNVPIGLENNSSKS, via the coding sequence ATGCCCGGCGCACATATATTTGCTTCTTTAGCTGAATTTGAAAGAGATTTAATAAAAATGCGAACAAAATCAGGTCTAGAAGCTGCTTTGGCAAAAGGCAGACAGGGCGGTAGGCCAAAAGGACTCACCAAAAAAGCCCAAGAAAAGGCCTGTGCTGCAGAAACTTTGTACAAAGAAGACAAGTTTTCCACTAGAAAGCTCGCAGCTCATTTAGGAATATCAAGAGCTACTCTTTATTCTTATTTAAAGTTTAGAAACGTTCCTATTGGCCTAGAAAATAACTCATCTAAAAGTTAA
- a CDS encoding transposase, which translates to MYEGKECSKVMMEFAHLKKRYREQHMWAKGYFAVTVGNFGNLNEQQVQKYIK; encoded by the coding sequence ATATATGAAGGGAAAGAGTGTAGCAAAGTGATGATGGAGTTTGCGCATCTCAAGAAAAGATACCGAGAACAGCATATGTGGGCCAAGGGTTATTTTGCAGTAACGGTTGGTAATTTTGGTAATTTGAATGAACAGCAAGTGCAAAAATATATAAAATAA
- the ltrA gene encoding group II intron reverse transcriptase/maturase, translating to MVAKDSNTIHGSNSEGSTGAVDHEAHRVTSAIRIPQDLAKDVIGDVVKTANLKSAFKAVKRNKGAPGIDKRTINEVQESLDEIIQELQSSVINGKYTPSCVRGVQIPKPNGKTRLLGIPTVIDRMVQQAIVQVLSPLFDPHFSDNSYGFRPKRSAQGAMSKAKEFVKSGKSWVVDMDIEAFFDNVNHDILMSLIARSISDKKLLKLIRSFLNAGMMQNGLMSKRDLGTPQGGPLSPLLSNILLHELDRELHLRKHSFVRYADDCNIYVTSKNAAQRVLTSITKFLNSKLKLKVNLTKSATSSVQDRKFLGFTLLTDGSAIIARESISLFKDKVRLITKRSRGVKFDTIIRELNQATRGWFHYFKCSDFPKPLWHLDGWIRRRLRSYRIKQRKRKFSIKTFLTAHGVSQRSSWSLACSRKGWWRKSLSHAAHQALNLKYFERNNLFSMYTSFVKHKSETAVCDIACTVV from the coding sequence ATGGTAGCAAAAGATAGCAATACCATCCACGGATCAAATAGTGAAGGCAGTACTGGAGCTGTTGATCATGAGGCGCATAGAGTAACTTCAGCAATTAGAATACCCCAGGACCTTGCAAAAGATGTAATTGGGGATGTAGTTAAAACTGCAAATCTCAAAAGTGCCTTTAAAGCAGTAAAACGCAATAAAGGTGCACCTGGTATCGATAAAAGAACTATCAATGAAGTACAAGAGTCCTTAGATGAGATTATCCAAGAGCTCCAATCTTCAGTTATCAACGGTAAATATACTCCTTCCTGTGTTAGAGGAGTACAAATACCCAAGCCTAATGGTAAAACCCGTTTGCTTGGCATACCTACAGTAATTGATAGAATGGTGCAGCAAGCTATAGTTCAAGTTTTATCACCTTTGTTTGATCCACACTTTTCGGACAATAGCTATGGATTTAGACCTAAGCGTTCTGCGCAAGGCGCTATGTCCAAAGCTAAAGAATTTGTAAAGTCTGGTAAATCATGGGTGGTGGATATGGACATAGAAGCTTTCTTTGATAACGTCAATCATGACATTTTAATGTCTCTAATTGCACGCTCTATCTCTGATAAGAAGCTCTTAAAGCTGATTAGATCGTTCTTAAACGCAGGCATGATGCAAAATGGCTTAATGAGCAAGAGAGACCTAGGGACCCCACAGGGTGGACCGCTCTCCCCTCTTCTAAGCAATATCTTGCTTCATGAACTTGATAGAGAGCTTCATTTACGTAAGCACTCTTTCGTCAGATACGCTGATGATTGTAACATTTATGTTACTTCTAAGAATGCTGCACAGAGAGTACTTACATCTATAACGAAGTTTCTTAACAGTAAGCTCAAACTTAAAGTTAATCTTACTAAAAGTGCTACTAGCTCTGTTCAAGACCGTAAATTCCTTGGATTTACATTGTTAACAGATGGCTCTGCTATTATTGCTAGAGAATCTATATCTCTCTTCAAAGATAAGGTTCGCCTTATCACCAAAAGAAGTAGAGGTGTTAAATTTGATACAATAATCAGAGAGTTAAATCAAGCTACGAGAGGCTGGTTTCACTATTTTAAGTGTTCCGACTTTCCAAAGCCTCTGTGGCATCTGGACGGTTGGATTAGAAGGCGTCTTCGTTCTTACAGGATAAAACAGCGTAAAAGAAAATTCTCGATCAAAACTTTTCTAACTGCTCATGGTGTATCTCAGCGATCTAGCTGGTCACTTGCTTGCTCTAGAAAAGGTTGGTGGAGAAAATCTCTATCTCATGCTGCTCACCAGGCTCTCAATTTAAAGTATTTTGAGAGGAACAACCTATTTTCCATGTATACATCTTTTGTTAAACACAAATCTGAAACCGCCGTATGCGACATCGCTTGTACGGTGGTGTGA
- a CDS encoding HU family DNA-binding protein, translated as MNKTEFIKLLAKNMDTSATEADKALKKVFETIAQAVSQEDILAFVGFGTFKTTISKAKKVKTPRGTMVDIPEKRIVRFSPGSELKAKADTKK; from the coding sequence ATGAACAAAACTGAATTTATAAAACTACTAGCCAAGAATATGGATACTTCTGCAACTGAAGCAGATAAAGCTTTGAAAAAAGTATTTGAAACAATTGCACAAGCAGTATCACAAGAAGATATACTTGCTTTTGTGGGGTTTGGTACATTTAAAACTACTATTTCCAAAGCTAAGAAAGTAAAAACTCCCCGTGGTACTATGGTAGACATTCCTGAAAAAAGAATTGTAAGATTTTCACCAGGTTCTGAATTAAAAGCAAAAGCTGATACTAAAAAATAA
- a CDS encoding nucleotidyltransferase domain-containing protein: MNSSREAQKEIELGQEDYEILMRVLKKYPYKFYAYGSRVKGKARKYSDLDIYCKERMEDEDMMNLKWDLEESDITIKVDVLHPSICSEEFRELIKEDLVEIKNFILD, encoded by the coding sequence ATGAATTCCAGTAGAGAAGCACAAAAAGAAATAGAGTTAGGTCAAGAAGATTATGAAATATTAATGAGAGTACTTAAAAAATATCCATATAAATTTTATGCATATGGGTCGAGGGTGAAGGGTAAGGCAAGAAAGTATTCAGATTTAGATATATACTGTAAGGAGAGAATGGAAGATGAAGACATGATGAATTTAAAATGGGATTTAGAAGAGTCAGATATAACGATAAAAGTCGATGTATTGCATCCAAGTATATGTAGTGAAGAATTTAGAGAATTGATAAAAGAAGATTTAGTGGAGATAAAGAACTTTATACTGGACTGA
- a CDS encoding Rpn family recombination-promoting nuclease/putative transposase: MTIVKYLNPRNDIAFKKIFGTEKNKDILMHFLNDVIEREGKKEITKVRLLNPMQHPELIGKKQSVVDVLCEEEDGTQYIVEMQVAKVGGFEKRAQYYAAKAYSSQAEEGYNYDHLKEVIFLAITEYEMFPKKKGYKSVHYTLDKKTYERDLKDFSFTFIELKKFNKRIEELKSFEDKWCYFFKYANDPDDMGELIKNSDEVITKAYHELEAHHWTKDELRAYEASEKIARDNKAREAYLEGLAEQAELRGIEKGIEKGIEKGREEGREEAIKKVAKNMLSHNISAEIISQSTGLSIEEINNLKN, translated from the coding sequence ATGACGATAGTAAAATACTTAAACCCAAGAAATGACATAGCATTTAAGAAGATCTTTGGAACTGAAAAGAACAAGGATATTTTGATGCATTTCTTAAACGATGTAATAGAAAGAGAAGGGAAGAAAGAAATTACAAAAGTAAGACTACTCAATCCAATGCAACATCCTGAACTTATAGGAAAGAAACAGAGTGTAGTTGATGTTTTATGCGAAGAAGAGGATGGAACACAGTACATAGTAGAGATGCAGGTAGCAAAAGTTGGTGGATTTGAGAAAAGAGCTCAATACTACGCAGCAAAAGCATATTCATCTCAAGCTGAAGAGGGGTATAATTATGATCATCTTAAGGAAGTAATATTCTTAGCGATAACAGAATATGAAATGTTTCCAAAGAAGAAGGGGTATAAATCAGTCCATTACACATTGGATAAAAAGACATATGAAAGAGATCTAAAAGACTTCTCATTTACATTCATAGAGCTCAAAAAGTTTAATAAAAGGATAGAGGAATTAAAGAGCTTTGAAGATAAATGGTGTTACTTTTTCAAGTATGCAAATGATCCTGATGATATGGGTGAATTAATCAAAAACAGTGACGAGGTAATTACAAAAGCATACCATGAGCTAGAAGCACATCACTGGACAAAAGATGAGCTACGTGCCTATGAAGCTTCAGAGAAGATTGCTAGAGATAATAAAGCTAGAGAAGCTTATCTTGAGGGCCTTGCAGAACAAGCTGAGCTTAGGGGTATCGAAAAAGGTATCGAAAAGGGTATCGAAAAGGGCAGAGAGGAAGGTAGAGAGGAAGCAATAAAAAAAGTAGCAAAAAATATGTTATCTCATAATATTTCTGCTGAGATCATATCTCAGTCTACAGGACTTAGTATTGAGGAGATCAATAACCTGAAGAATTAG
- a CDS encoding HI0074 family nucleotidyltransferase substrate-binding subunit: MVNNINLEVLKKADSVLAKFMKNNKTEQEQAGIIQSFEYCYELSWKIMKKVLYSEGLEVSTPKQVIREAGAAKIIDDVKLWIEFANKRNLTVHTYNELVLKDIMKIMPQFKKELSKLVKELEGRVK, encoded by the coding sequence ATGGTAAACAATATAAATCTAGAAGTATTAAAAAAAGCAGATAGTGTATTAGCAAAGTTTATGAAGAATAATAAGACAGAACAAGAACAAGCAGGTATAATACAGTCTTTTGAATATTGCTATGAGTTATCATGGAAGATAATGAAGAAAGTATTATATAGCGAAGGTTTAGAAGTAAGTACTCCTAAACAAGTAATAAGAGAAGCAGGTGCTGCAAAAATAATAGATGACGTAAAGTTATGGATAGAATTTGCAAATAAAAGAAATTTAACAGTGCATACATATAATGAGTTAGTACTAAAAGATATAATGAAAATAATGCCTCAGTTTAAAAAAGAATTAAGCAAACTGGTAAAGGAATTAGAGGGTAGAGTTAAATAG
- a CDS encoding peroxiredoxin: protein MNQKNEQLKIGDKAPTFESESTKGKISLTDYKDKYLVLYFYPKDATPGCTIQANEFVELYDKFQEIDTEVIGISRDSMTSHHNFCKKENIVFPLISDTDGKLCESYKVLQEKVNFGKRYVGIVRSTFIVGKDQTIHKTWYDVKASGHALNVLYAVEALKEMDEIMDE, encoded by the coding sequence ATGAATCAAAAAAATGAACAACTAAAGATAGGAGATAAAGCACCTACCTTTGAATCAGAATCAACTAAAGGAAAAATATCTTTAACAGATTATAAAGATAAATATTTGGTACTATATTTTTACCCAAAAGATGCCACACCAGGATGTACTATTCAAGCTAATGAGTTTGTCGAGCTATATGATAAGTTTCAGGAAATAGACACTGAGGTAATAGGCATATCAAGAGATAGTATGACCTCTCACCATAATTTCTGTAAAAAAGAAAATATTGTATTTCCATTAATATCAGATACTGATGGCAAATTATGTGAGTCCTATAAGGTTCTTCAAGAAAAAGTTAATTTTGGCAAAAGGTATGTTGGCATAGTGAGAAGTACATTCATAGTTGGCAAAGACCAAACTATCCATAAAACTTGGTATGATGTAAAAGCAAGTGGTCACGCTCTTAATGTTCTTTATGCAGTAGAAGCTTTGAAAGAAATGGATGAAATAATGGATGAATAA
- the traT gene encoding complement resistance protein TraT, translating to MALSHLLEGISGYKKSDWQEKTNWKKYQTRIISVAKKVNGKFTEAQPELVKGLVRSISGLL from the coding sequence ATGGCTCTGTCGCATCTGTTGGAAGGGATAAGTGGTTATAAAAAATCAGATTGGCAAGAAAAAACCAATTGGAAAAAATACCAAACAAGAATTATAAGTGTTGCTAAAAAAGTAAATGGAAAATTTACTGAGGCGCAACCTGAGTTGGTAAAAGGACTAGTTAGATCAATATCTGGATTACTCTAA